Proteins encoded together in one Bactrocera neohumeralis isolate Rockhampton chromosome 4, APGP_CSIRO_Bneo_wtdbg2-racon-allhic-juicebox.fasta_v2, whole genome shotgun sequence window:
- the LOC126755722 gene encoding uncharacterized protein LOC126755722, with protein MPLLNSPNKDEGTPKSDATWSAQQTQAEAGTREGGQHNAIEAVGVIRLPQFLPSDPDLWFTQIDGLLHINRITSDVSKYYTVITALDAETLRQVSDVARNPPDTGKYDKLKKELIARFSESKEKQLMKLLTGIELFNKKPSQLLREMRDLAGNNVSKEALSTLWLQRMPNNVRCILSACKSTDLENLAEVADRIVDNSPSYIVASTTIPQDNEANCSALNISKQNTFEARLLALETSFNQIIQKLSEISVNMAATMNQRRSSSAERGGERSRSRLRENAKVCYYHIRFGAASRKCQAPCEFNKPTESTQGN; from the coding sequence ATGCCACTACTGAATTCACCTAACAAAGATGAAGGTACACCGAAATCGGACGCAACCTGGTCAGCACAGCAAACACAGGCAGAAGCAGGCACTAGAGAAGGGGGCCAACACAACGCGATAGAAGCAGTCGGTGTCATTAGACTACCCCAGTTTTTGCCATCGGACCCAGACCTGTGGTTCACGCAAATAGACGGCTTGTTGCACATAAATCGTATCACATCTGATGTCTCAAAATATTACACCGTAATTACGGCACTTGATGCAGAAACCCTACGCCAAGTTTCAGATGTTGCAAGAAACCCACCGGACACGGGCAAGTATGACAAATTGAAGAAGGAACTAATTGCTCGTTTCAGTGAGTCCAAGGAGAAGCAGCTGATGAAACTTCTAACAGGAATAGAACTTTTCAATAAGAAACCCAGTCAATTGTTGAGGGAAATGCGTGATCTGGCCGGCAATAACGTCTCTAAGGAAGCTCTGTCAACATTGTGGTTGCAGCGAATGCCCAACAACGTTCGTTGCATATTGTCGGCGTGCAAGTCTACAGACTTGGAAAATCTCGCCGAGGTAGCCGATCGAATCGTAGATAATTCACCCTCATACATAGTCGCATCTACAACCATTCCGCAAGACAACGAAGCAAATTGTTCAGCTCTAAACATATCCAAGCAAAACACCTTTGAAGCACGACTATTGGCGTTGGAGACCTCCTTCaaccaaattattcaaaaactaaGCGAAATATCAGTCAACATGGCTGCAACAATGAACCAACGCCGTAGTTCAAGCGCTGAACGCGGCGGCGAACGAAGCAGAAGTCGACTACGTGAAAACGCAAAAGTATGTTACTACCATATTCGATTTGGTGCAGCATCGAGGAAATGTCAAGCGCCATGCGAATTCAACAAACCTACTGAAAGCACGCAGGGAAACTAA